In Pyrodictium occultum, the genomic window AATGGAACCCTAATAACCCGTGACGTAGCTGAAAAGCTCGCCTCCTATGGCTTCGTCTATGTAGGCATATCTATAGACAGCATAAAGCCGGAGTGGCATGACAAGTTCCGCGGTGTCCCAGGCGCTTTCGAGGCAACCGTCAAGGGTATAAAGAACAGTATTGATGCCGGCCTCGACGTAGGCATAAGGACCACAATAACCAGGTACAACGTGAAAGAGGTACCAGAGATACTCCGCTGGGCCCACGACATGGGTATAAAGAGGGTTAGCCTCTATCTACTCGACACCGTCGGCCGCGGCACCTGGATAAAGGACTGGCTCCCAACGCACGAGCAGCTCAAGTGGCTCGCCGACACGCTGATAGACGAAGCGAGAAAGTATGCTGACAGCCTCGAGATACTCATAGTGAGGGGCCAGTTCCTGGGCATATATATAGCAGACAAGCTTGCTAAGTCTAATGAGGAGTTCGCCGACTACATAAAGATGCTTGACGCCCAGGGCAACTGTGGCAGGAAGAGTATAAGCATATACCCGGAGGGTACTGTTAAGCCCTGCCAGTTCATAGACTGGGTGACCCTGGGTAATGTGCGTGAGAAGAGCCTGCGCGAGATACTGACCCCCGATAACCCGGCGCTCAAGCCATTCCTGGAGGCGGAGAAGTACCTACGCGGCCCCAGATGCGGCAGCTGCCCGTTCCGCCGTATCTGCGGCGGTGGGAGCCGCGGCAGAGCCCTGGCCATGACTGGCGACCCGTGGGGCGATGATCCGCTCTGCTTCCTTGACATAGAGAATATAGTGAAGAGGAGGGGGATAGACCCCCGGGCTGTGCTCTAGCCTCTTTCCTCCCTTCCTGAGCCTCTGCTCTTTCTACCCGCTAGTAGGCCCGCGGCTATTACTGGGAGAAGGATGCTGGCATCCCCGTAGACCACGACGCTCTCCGCTTCTGGTCGAAGCTTGTTCCAGGTTATCGCCTCACGCGGATGCGCGCCGCTGAGGCTTCCGTCGTACTCTATAGCTGTGGTCATGTAGACGGCGCAGTCTAGCCCTTCGCGGAACTGGGCCCACCAGATTGTGTGGTGCTTGCTTATTCCTCCCCCCACTATGAGGGCGGTGGCGCGCTTGGCTGTGAAGAACTTGTTGGCAATGACCTCCTCGTCTTTGAACGGGTTTACTCTGAGGTCCCGGTGGGTCTGCAGGTAGGTGAAGAGTGCTGTGCCGAAGGCGCCGTCTAGGAACCCCGGCACTATTATGGGTGTGCCCGTCTCACTTGCTGCCGCTAGTATGCTCCCCCTGTCGCTGCGTAGCTCTCTGCCTATCTCCCAGAGTATTTCGTAGACCCCCCACTCCCTGCCGCGGTCAAGCCTGTCAAGGACCTTGTAGACCGTCTTCTCCACACGGGGCCCGTAGTCCTCCACCGGTATGAATACATTGCCCAGCCTGTGGATCTCCATCCTCTGCAGCATGCGGTCGTCGGCTTCAAAGAAGCCCTTGTAGTATCTGCCCCCGGTCCCCCTGGCAACGTCATGGTCTATGGTGCCGCACGTGGTTACAATGAGGTTGAAGAAGCCCTCCCTTATCAGCTGGGCTAGCACACCGCGCAGGCCGGTTGCTACAAGGTTCGCTGTGAAGGATATCACGCGTAGATCCGACTCGGGGAGGCACCTGGAGAGTATGCGTATGGCCCTAGCCACGTGGCCTGCCATGAATCCATGTATGTTGTCCAGCAGCTCTACTATGCTGGAGAGGGGCTGGTCCGGGTTTATCTCCACATCCTTTACCGACTCTGTGAGCAGTTTCTCCCGATCCCCGCTCATTGCTGGGCCCCCAGCGCCTAGGGGTACAGGCTCAGCTGTTAAGAGTTAGAGGCCAGCCTGGAGACCAGGCGCGGGTAGAGGCTGAGGGTTCTCCTGGTGCAGAGGCCGTGGCGCGCGGCGGCGCTAGGCGGTGGATGGCTAGTGAGCGGATAGCATTCAGGCTGCTCGAGGAGAGGGGCTACAAGATACTTGAGACGCACAAGCGGGTTATCATAGACGGCGTTGAGGTCGGCGAGGTCGATGCAGTGGCTGAGGGCCCCGACGGCCAGCTCTATGTGGTGGAGGTTAAGGCCGGCCGGCTCGACGTCCACGGCGTACGCCAGGTCTATAGCAACGCCGTGCTCCTGGACGCCAGGCCGCTGGTGGTTTGCAAGGGCTTTGCTGACGAGTCCGCCCGCGTGCTGGCAGAGAAGCTAGGCGTCGAGGTTATAGAGCTTGAGGACATCTTCCTGGTAGACGCCGAGGAGCTTGAGGACATAGTCTATGGGGCCGTCATGGAGGCCGTGGCTGAGGCTGCTAGACTCCTCCTAGACCCCTCGATCCGGGTGAAGCCTGAGCAGGTTGAACTACTCCGGGCCGTGGCTGAGGCCCCGACCATTGCCGAGGCGGCCTCAATGCTTGGGAAGAGCGTCCGCGAGGTCGCAGGTGTGCTTGAGTGGCTCCGCCGCCTCACGCCGCTAGCCCGGAGAGGCTACCGCGGCGCCCGCTTGGCGGCCGCAATACTCCTCCAGAGGTCCCGTCTACAGGCCCTGCTCGACAGCCTCGGCAGTAGTGCTGAAAGGATAGAGGCGCTCCTCGGGAGACTAGGGGTCTAGGCGTGGCATCCACAGCGTCCAAGGAGAAGCAGAAGATACGGGAGCAGGTGTGGAGACTGCTCGAGGAGCGCGGCGTGGCTGCCTTCCCCAGGCCTGTGTACGGCCGTATACCAAACTTCCTCGGCGCCAGGGAGGCTGCCGCCCGCCTGGCCGAGACCCCGGAGTGGAAGCGCGCCCGGGTGGTGAAGGTTAACCCGGACGCGCCCCAGAAGTGGGTCCGGCTCGCGGCTCTCCGCGAGGGCAAGCTAGTCGTAATGGCTAGTCCGAGGCTCCGCGAGGGCTTCCTCCTCCTAGACCCGGGGGAGATACCCAGCACCCTCTACGAGAAGGCCGCCACCATACGAGGCGCCTTCCAGCTCGGGAGAAGGATTACTATAGACGAGCTACGATCAATGGGTGGCATAGACCTCGTAGTTGCAGGCTCTGTGGCGGTGGACCGGAGAGGCCGCCGCGTCGGGAAGGGGGAGGGCTATGCCGAGATAGAATATGGCGTAATGAGGGGGCTCGGGCTTATAGACGAGAATACCCCGGTGGCCACAACTATACACGACCTCCAGCTGGTGAGCCATATACCCAGGGAGCCCTACGACCTAGCGGTGGATATAGTGGCGACGCCCACCAGGCTCATACGCTTCGAGGCGGCTGAGAAGCCTCCAGGCATAATCTGGGACATGCTGCCCTGCAAGAAGTTCCGAGAGATACCGGTGCTCCAGGAGCTGGCTGGGAGGCTGGGTGTGGAGAAACCCTGCAGAGAATAGCTCTACGGGAGCGGGCCCTGCCAGCCTCTGGGCAGGTCGCTCACACCTCTTATGTAGAGGTAGATCACCCTCGCCAGCCCTCCCACATGGTACTTATCAACATGAACAGGCCTCCAGCCAGGCACTGCAAAGTCTAGCGTGATGACGCGTGCCCCGGGCCTCAGCTCGGCCTCTAGCTTCGGCCTAAGCTGGGCGTTAACTCTGGTGAGGAGGTACATGTACACCACCGTGGCGTCCCTAAGCTCGACGTTGAAGAAGCTATCGTTGATAAACTCTATTTTATCGTATACGCCCTCCCTCCTAGCATTCTCCTTAGCCTTCTCTATCAAGTCGCGGCGTATCTCGACACAGACAGCCCTCGCCCCCCTCTTGGCGGCCTCTATCGCGACTCTACCATCCCCGCATCCGAGGTCGTAGAACACGTCATTCTCTCCAACCTTAGCTACGCGCATAACATGGCCTATCAGCTGCCGCCTTGTGGGCACCCAGGGGACGTCATAGACCCCTATCAGGGGTAGTGGCAGCGCAGCGAATACGCCTAGAACCATGCCCCTCCCCGCCGACTCTAGATCATCCGAGCCGCTGATATTGTATTCGCAGCAGGGGCTTAGCTATGTGGCCGCCCCCACATATTACGCAGAAGCGGGTTAGTATTCCTTAACGTGTACCCCGCTGTCTGAGTGCTGGGAGGGCCGGCTTTGGGCAAGCCCGGTAGCCGCGAGGGACGTCTTGCTACAAGCCTGTCAAATCCGATTGAGAGGATTGAGGAAAGGCGTCTAGACAACGCTACGTGGCAGCTTATAATAAACCAGATAGAAAGGATAAAGCAGGTATACGACTACATGAATAAGATAATGTCGCTAGGCATTGAGGACAGGGTTAGACATGATGCTGTAGACCTTGTAGCCCGGCTGCTTGGAGGCGTGGAGGCGCATAGCCAGCCTGTTGTAGTGGATGTAGGTAGCGGGCCCGGCTCCTCGGTAAGAGTCATACGTAGGATGCTCCCCCACAGCTTCGTAGTAGCCGTTGATCCCTCCGTCCAGCTTCTAGCCTCAGCGTGCACCGGGCCTCTCTGCGACCGCGTAGCCGCGGTAGCGGAGAGTCTGCCAGTACGTAGTGGCGGCGCAGACTTTGTAACGAGCTTCTACGCCTCGCGGGACTTCAGGTCGCTATCCTCCGCATTGTACTCGATGATATCTGCTGCTAGAAGGGCCGTAGTTATAGGAGACGTGTTCCTGCCGCGCCAGCTGGTTCGGAGGCTACTTGTGAGGTCTTGGATATGCTGGGCTGTCCCGGTCCTCGCCTTCGTGTTCGCTAGGAGGTATTGGGGCCTGTACCGGGGGCTATGCATAACCATAAGGGGGTGGTGCGATGTAGAGGAGCTTGGGCACTACGTGGAGCACCTTTCGCAGAGCCTAAATAGAGCTGCTGTTGTGCATATGCGCAAGTATATGCTCGGAGGATTAGGGTATGTCGCAGCAATATTC contains:
- a CDS encoding radical SAM/SPASM domain-containing protein gives rise to the protein MIPVTVMVTGRGTVSTRIKGHYGPKRPSRFSDALRPIVFWNITYQCNLKCIHCYINAMLNKRPDEMSTEEARRLAEEMVEIGIPLVVVTGGEPLVREDFWEIMEPMANKRRPKLSLSTNGTLITRDVAEKLASYGFVYVGISIDSIKPEWHDKFRGVPGAFEATVKGIKNSIDAGLDVGIRTTITRYNVKEVPEILRWAHDMGIKRVSLYLLDTVGRGTWIKDWLPTHEQLKWLADTLIDEARKYADSLEILIVRGQFLGIYIADKLAKSNEEFADYIKMLDAQGNCGRKSISIYPEGTVKPCQFIDWVTLGNVREKSLREILTPDNPALKPFLEAEKYLRGPRCGSCPFRRICGGGSRGRALAMTGDPWGDDPLCFLDIENIVKRRGIDPRAVL
- a CDS encoding deoxyhypusine synthase, which gives rise to MSGDREKLLTESVKDVEINPDQPLSSIVELLDNIHGFMAGHVARAIRILSRCLPESDLRVISFTANLVATGLRGVLAQLIREGFFNLIVTTCGTIDHDVARGTGGRYYKGFFEADDRMLQRMEIHRLGNVFIPVEDYGPRVEKTVYKVLDRLDRGREWGVYEILWEIGRELRSDRGSILAAASETGTPIIVPGFLDGAFGTALFTYLQTHRDLRVNPFKDEEVIANKFFTAKRATALIVGGGISKHHTIWWAQFREGLDCAVYMTTAIEYDGSLSGAHPREAITWNKLRPEAESVVVYGDASILLPVIAAGLLAGRKSRGSGREERG
- a CDS encoding YraN family protein, translated to MARGGARRWMASERIAFRLLEERGYKILETHKRVIIDGVEVGEVDAVAEGPDGQLYVVEVKAGRLDVHGVRQVYSNAVLLDARPLVVCKGFADESARVLAEKLGVEVIELEDIFLVDAEELEDIVYGAVMEAVAEAARLLLDPSIRVKPEQVELLRAVAEAPTIAEAASMLGKSVREVAGVLEWLRRLTPLARRGYRGARLAAAILLQRSRLQALLDSLGSSAERIEALLGRLGV
- a CDS encoding 5-formyltetrahydrofolate cyclo-ligase translates to MASTASKEKQKIREQVWRLLEERGVAAFPRPVYGRIPNFLGAREAAARLAETPEWKRARVVKVNPDAPQKWVRLAALREGKLVVMASPRLREGFLLLDPGEIPSTLYEKAATIRGAFQLGRRITIDELRSMGGIDLVVAGSVAVDRRGRRVGKGEGYAEIEYGVMRGLGLIDENTPVATTIHDLQLVSHIPREPYDLAVDIVATPTRLIRFEAAEKPPGIIWDMLPCKKFREIPVLQELAGRLGVEKPCRE
- a CDS encoding class I SAM-dependent methyltransferase; this translates as MVLGVFAALPLPLIGVYDVPWVPTRRQLIGHVMRVAKVGENDVFYDLGCGDGRVAIEAAKRGARAVCVEIRRDLIEKAKENARREGVYDKIEFINDSFFNVELRDATVVYMYLLTRVNAQLRPKLEAELRPGARVITLDFAVPGWRPVHVDKYHVGGLARVIYLYIRGVSDLPRGWQGPLP
- a CDS encoding methyltransferase domain-containing protein: MGKPGSREGRLATSLSNPIERIEERRLDNATWQLIINQIERIKQVYDYMNKIMSLGIEDRVRHDAVDLVARLLGGVEAHSQPVVVDVGSGPGSSVRVIRRMLPHSFVVAVDPSVQLLASACTGPLCDRVAAVAESLPVRSGGADFVTSFYASRDFRSLSSALYSMISAARRAVVIGDVFLPRQLVRRLLVRSWICWAVPVLAFVFARRYWGLYRGLCITIRGWCDVEELGHYVEHLSQSLNRAAVVHMRKYMLGGLGYVAAIFGEEGAGSYNGGQRDSIRGKACGNPQLDEDA